DNA from Amorphoplanes friuliensis DSM 7358:
GCATGGTCGACGCGGACTCGGTGCTCGACCCCGACGCGCTGCTGTCGGTGGCCAAGCCCTTCGGTGACGACCCGCTGCGGGTGGTGGCCTGCGGTGGTGTGGTGCGCATCGCCAACGGCTGCAAGGTGGTCGGCGGCCGGGTCGTCGACGTGCGGATGCCCAAACAGTGGCTGGTCCGCATCCAGGTGGTCGAATATCTGCGGGCGTTCCTGATGGGCCGCACCGGCTGGTCGCGTCTCGGGGGCCTGGTGGTCATCTCGGGCGCGTTCGGGGTCTTCCGCCGTGACCTGGTCGTGCAGGTCGGTGGCATGGACCCGGCGACCATCGGCGAGGACGCGGAGCTGGTCGTCCGGCTGCACCGCCACCTGCGCGAACGCAAACAGGACTACCGCGTCATCTTCGTGGCCGAGCCGGTGAGCTGGAGCGAGGCGCCCTCGAGCCGCAAGGTGCTGCGCCGGCAGCGCCGCCGCTGGCACCGCGGCATCGCCGAGATCCTGGGCAAGCACCGGCGGATGATCCTCAATCCCCGCTACGGCCGCATCGGGCTGGTCGCGCTGCCCTACTACGTCGTCTTCGAGCTGCTGGCGCCGTTCATCGAGCTGGGCGCGCTGGTGCTGCTGCCGCTGGGGCGCTGGGCCGGCGCCGTCGACACCGCGTTCCTCTGGCGTTTCATCCTCGTCGCCTACGGCTACGGCCTGCTGGTCAGCCTGATCTCGCTGTTCATCGAGGAGGTCTCGTTCCACCGGTACCCGCGCTGGGGCGATCTGGTGCGCGGTGTCGCCGCCGCGGTCATCGAGAACTTCGGTTACCGGCAGATGCTGGCCGTCTGGCAGGTCGCCGGGGCCTTCGGTGCGCTGCACGGCCGCAAGGCCGAGTGGGGCACCATGCACCGCGAGGGTTTCGACACCGCCGAGTCACGCGAGCCGGTCAGCGTGGGCGTCGACCGCTGACTGCGGATGCCGCAGGCCGGGGTGCTCCGGCGGCAGGCTGCGGCGGATCACCCACCAGCTGACCGCGAGGCACGCCGCGACCAGCGGCCAGGTCAGCACCCCGCGGGCGATGCCCAGTGCCACGACGGCGTGCGCGGCCCACAGCGGCACGAACACCGCGAGCCGGACCAGATATTGAGCCACCCAGACCCAGCTGCCCAGACAGTACGCCCGCAGCAGCGCCGGATCGCGCCGCCACCGCGTCTTCTGCCCGAGCACCGTACCGACGATGACACCCAGCAACGGCCAGCGCACGACGATGCTCACGGCCCACAGCAGGGCACTGGCGGCGTTCGTGACGATCTGCAACAGGAAGAAGTCCTCGGCCCGGCCCGTACGCAGAGCGACCAGCGCGGCGACGCAGACGCCGAGCAGACCGATCAGGACCGCGCGGGGTTTGTCACCGGCGCGCAGCCGCCAGCCGGCGACCCCGACGGCGGCGACGATCGCGGCGGCGGCGCCGATCCAGAGGGACCGTCCGCCGATGAGCCAGGCGGCGACGAAGACCACCGGGGGCACGGTCGCGTCCAGCGCGGCCCGGCGGCCACCCAGCAGATCGGCCAGCGACTCCGGTTGCGCCACACCCCACCCCGCTCTCCGAGTTAGGAAAGCCTAACCGGTGCGCGCGCAGGGGTCGCACCAGACCGCCCGGGCACCGGTGATCAGCGTCCGATCACCGGTGCCAGGCGGTCCACCCCCGTTCAGCCGCGCCGCGCGCCGGTGGTGACCAGGGTCGATTGCCCCGGCCGGTACCGGCGTCGTGCGGACGTACAGTTACGGTCTCCTGCGCGGCCCGGCGTTACCAGGGCGTTAACCGGGCGTTCGGAGCGGCAGCGACGGGTTGAGGGGAGCGGACGGGTTGTTCGGCGACAAGGTGCGTGCACGCCGCCGGGAGATCGGGCTGAGTCAGGAGGAGCTGGCCGAACAGGCCAGCATCGACGTCAAGACGCTGCGGATGATCGAGACCGGCCGCCGCACACCCCGGCCCTCCACGATCCGCCGGCTGGCCGACGCCCTGCAGCTGTCCGGTGCGGCCCGCGACGAGTTCGTGGCCACCGCCGGTGGTCAGACCCCCGCACCTTCCGGGCCCGCCCAGCTCCCGCCCGACGTCTACGGTTTTGTCGGCCGGGTCCCGCAGCTCGACATCCTGGAGAGTGTCACCGCGGCCGCCACCACCGGCCCGGCCGCAGTGGTCATCTCGGCGGTGTCCGGCTCGGCCGGTGTCGGCAAGACGGCGCTGGCGGTGCACTGGGGACACCGCGTCCGGGCCCGGTTCCCCGACGGCCAGCTCTACGTCAACCTGCGCGGTTTCGACCCGGCCGGCTCGGCGCTGAACCCGTCCGAGGCGGTCCGCGGTTTCCTGGGCGCTCTGGGTGTGCCGCCGGAGAACGTGCCCGGTGACCTCGACGCGCAGGTGGCGCTCTACCGCAGCCTGCTGACCGGCAAGCGGATGCTGCTGGTGCTCGACAACGCCCGCGACTCCGCCCAGGTGCGCCCGCTGCTGCCCGGTGCCAACGGCTGCCTGGTCCTGGTGACCAGCCGCAACGAGCTGACCGGGCTGGTCGCCGGGCACGGTGCCCGGCCGCTGAACCTGGGCCTGCTCAGCACCGGTGAGTCCCGCGAGCTGCTCGCCGGGCGTCTGGGCGAGCAGCGGCTGGCGGCCGAGCCGGACGCGGTCGACGAGATCATCACCCGGTGCGCCCGGCTCCCGCTGGCGCTGACCATCGTGGCCGCCCGCGCCGCGATGCGCCCCCAGCTCCCGCTGGTCGAGCTGGCCGCCGAGCTGCGCGACAGCCGCGAACGCCTCGACGCGCTGACCGGCGACGACCCGGCCAGCGACGTGCGCTCGGTGTTCTCCTGGTCGTCGCGCGCACTGTCGCCGGCGGCGTCGCGGCTCTTCCGCCTGCTCGGCCTGCACCCCGGCCCCGAGGTCTCGGTCCCGGCCGCGGCGAGCCTGTCCGGCACCGATCCGGACACCGCGGCCCAGCTGCTGGCCGAGCTCACCGGCGCCTCCCTGCTGGCCGAGAACGCGCCGGGCCGTTTCACCTTCCACGACCTGCTGCGCGCGTACGCGGGGGAGCAGGCCGACGGCGAACCCGGCGAGCAGCGCCAGGCCGCCCTGCGCCGCATGGTCGACCACTATCTGCACACCGCCCTGGCCGCGGACCGCATCCTCGACGAGCACCGGCTGCCCGCGGCGGTCACCTCGGTGATCGACGACGGTGTGGTGCTCGCACCGCTGGACGATTCACCCGGCGCGCTGGCCTGGTTCACCGCCGAGCAGCCGGTGCTGGTGGCGATGGTCGACCAGGCCGCCCGCACCGGGCTGGACCTGCGTGCCTGGCACCTGGCCTGGGCGCTGGCGACGTACTTCTTCCGGCGCTGGCAGGGCCAGGACTGGGTGGCCACCCAGAACAGCGCGATGGCCTCGGCCGAGCGCCTCGGTGACGAGCGGCTGCGGGTGCGCACCCACAACGACCTGGCCGGCGGTTTCTACCAGCTGGGCCGCCTGGACGAGGCCGAGAAGCACATGAAGCTCGCCCTGGACGTCTTCGCCACCCTCGGTGACGTCTCGGCCGAGGCCGGTGGCAACCTCAACCTGGGCAAGGTGCTGTCCGGCCAGGGCCGCTACCAGGACGCGCTGGTGCACAACCACCGCGGCTACGAGCTCTTCGAGCAGACCGGCTCGTTCTTCGGCCAGGCCGCCGGTCTCAACGCGATCGGCTGGTGTCACGCCCGCCTGGGCGACTACGAGCAGGGCATCGCCTACTGCGAACGCGCGCTGCGAGTGCACGCCGAAACGCGGGCGTCGAACATCGGCAGCGAGATCTGGGACAGCCTCGGCTTCGCCCACCACCAGCTCGGCCACTTCACCGAGGCCGCCCACGCTTACGAGCAGGCGGCCACGCTGTTCAGCGAGAGCGGCGACCAGTACAACACGACCCTGTGCTTGACCCAGCTCGGCCAGGTTCACCTCGACGCCGGCGACAAGGACCGGACGCGGGCCGCCTGGCAGCGAGCTCTGGACATCCTCGAGGAGCTGCAGCACGAGGACGCCGCCGCGCTGCGTGAGCGGCTGAGCGCCCTGGGCTGACCGGCAGGGCGCACCGGCCGCGTGCGGCACCTATGCTTCGTGTCTTCGCCGGCGGGACCTGTGGTTGGCGATCATGCGGTTCGGGGAAGTGGTGAAGGGGGGTGATCCGCGTGCCGGACTCGATGGAAGCCGTACGGCGGCTGCTCGATCTGAGGTACCGCAGCCGGCCGGAGGATCTGCCGCCGGCGCTGGCCGATGTCGCGCCGCTGCTCGACGCCATCACGGTGACCGTGCTGCTGGTCGACTACGAGCAGATCGCGTTGTGGCCGTTGCAGGGCACGCCGGGCGAGCCCGAGTCGCGCAAGGTCGACGGCACGCTGGCCGGGCACGCGTTCCGTACCGCGCAGACCACCGACGAGCAGGAGTGCCTGTGGCTGCCGTTGCTGCACGGCGCCGAACGGCTCGGGGTGCTCGAGGTGTGGCTCAAGAGCGCGCCCGACGAGACGCAGCGCCGTGACTTCCGGGTCATCGCCGCGCTGGTCGCCGAGCTGATCGCGAGCCGGCGTTTCTACGGCGACGCGGTGGAGCGCACCCGGCGGCGCCTGCCGATGCAGCTGGCCGCCGAGATCATCTGGAGCCAGCTGCCGCCGCTGACCTTCGCGGCCAACGACGCGCTGGTCACCGCGGTGCTCGAGCCCTGCTACGACGTGGGCGGCGACGCTTTCGACTACGCCGCCAACGGCGACGTCGTGCACGTCGCGCTCTTCGACACCGTCGGGCACGGCATCAGCGCCAGCGCGCTGACCACACTCACGCTCAACACGTACAGAAATGCCCGGCGGTCCGGTCTGGATCTGGCCGACACCTACCGGTCGATCGACAAGTGGATCCGGCGCCAGCATCCGGGGGCGTTCGTGACGGCGCTGCTGGCCGAGCTCGACACCGCCACCGGGACCTACCGGCGGATCTCCGCCGGGCATCCCTCCGAGCTGTTCCTGCGCGACGGCCGGGCGTTGCCGGCCCTGCCGACCCCGACGGCCCTGCCGCTGGGGCTGGGACACATGCGGGCCCGCCCGCCGGCCATCACCGAGGTGACACTGGAGCCGGGCGACACCCTGATGCTCTACACCGACGGCATCACCGAGGCGCGCTCGGCCGACGGCGAGCTCTTCGGCCTGGACCGGCTCACCGATTTCATCATCGCCCAGCTCACCAAGGGCTCACCGGCCGAGACGATGCGCAAGCTGATCCACGAGATCGTGTCCTACGAGAACGGTGAGCTGCGCGACGACGCGACGGCCGCCCTGGTGCAGTGGCGGCCGGCGCCGGTCACGCTCTCGCGCTGGTGAGCCTGCGGGCCTGGATCGCGCCGCGGTCCAGGATGGCCCGGGCCATGACCCACACGCAGATGCCGCCGTTGAGGAACGACGCCGTCACGTCGCTGGGGTGGTGCATGCCGCGGTACATCCGGCCCAGGGCCACGCCGATCGGGATGAGCAGCAGCAACCAGCAGGCCCGCTTGAGCCAGATCTTGTCGGTCAGGCGGTAGAGGATCACCGCCAGTCCCAGGTAGAGCGCGACCGAGGCCGAGGTGTGCCCGGACGGGAAGCTCGAGGTCGGCGGTGAGACGTCCATGTGGTCGACGCTGGGCCGGGGCCGGTCGATGACCAGGGTGGTCAGGAAGAAGATCAGGGCCTGCGCGCAGACGGCCGCGCACAGGAAGATCGACTCACGCCAGCGGTGCAGGGTCAGCCGCAGCACGATCGCGGCCAGGACGGTGACCGCGATGACGGCCTGGGTGCTGGCCAGGGTGCTGAAGATCAGGGAGAAGAGGCTGATCTCGTGGGTGCGGTCGCGCTCGAACTCGCGGTTGACCGAGTCCTCCACGGTCAGCGGCCACACGTGCATCAGGACCTTGGTGACGAGCAGGCCCAAGCCGATCATGACGGCGAGCAGCACCGCGATCGGCGCGAGCACCCGCTTGAGGACCTGAACCGCGAAATCTGCCATGCGCCGCGCAGTACCCCCGCGCGGTACCGCGCGAAACGCGGTCCATTATGTCGGTTCAATTGTCATAATAGGCGACATCGGAGTGATGCGCTCGCGTTTCGGTGCGATTAACTCGTCGATCCGCGCCACGCTTTCGAAGATCCGGCACATGTGCCTCGGTCGATCGGCTAAGAACATGTTCGGAGCGTGTTCCTCTCGGTACGGTGTGCAGGCGGACAGTCCGGGGCAATCGAATGGCACAAATGTCTTTTGACCTGGGAAAACGCTGACCTTCACGACCATCGGCAGGGAATTGACCGTGCGGCGCACCGATCCACCGGCCTGGCATCTCCGAACTAAGCAGGTGGATGCGCAGGGAAACCGGCTGACAGACGAGGTGGTGTGATGATCCGGGTAGTGGTGGTGCGAGACGAGGGGTATTTCGGAGTTCCGGTACGTGTCCTGCTCGAGGCCAAGCCCGATATCCATTACGTGAGCACTTTGCCCTTCGGATCCGATATGCCTGCCCGCGCCGCCGAGTTGTGGCCGACCGTGATCGTGATCGACACCGAATACATGGTCAGCCAGGTGCTGCCGATCGCCGAAGAACTGCACACCGCCATCCCGTCCTGTTCCATGCTGCTGCTGTGCGATCCGGCCAAGCGCGGCATGCTCCCGCCCCGGCGCTGGGCCGGCGGCCTCAACTTCGTCCTCAAGGACGCCTCCGACGCGGTGCTGGCCGACTCCATCCGGCGCCTGGCCGCGGGCGAGCGGGTCGTGTCGCCGATGCTGCAGGCCGCGTCGCTCAACACCGACCGGGGCCTGAGCACCCGCGAGCTCGAGGTGCTCGGCCTGGCCGCGGAGGGCGAATCGGTGCGCGAGATAGCGGGACGGCTCTATCTCTCCGGCGGCACCGTGCGCAACTACCTCTCGGCCGTGATCACCAAGACCGGCGCGCGCAACCGGCTCGACGCGATCCGCATCGCCCGCAAGGGCGGCTGGCTGCACTGAGCACCGGCTCCCACCTCGTACTGTTGGTCCGGATGCCACCTGATGAGCTTGTCGTGCCGGCGCTGCCGATCCTGGTCCCGCTGGGTGTCCTGCTCATGATCGTGTCGTGGGCCGGGCTGCGCCGTCACGATCTGCTCAGCGCGCCCCGGCTGGCGACGGCGTGGCTCGCGGGCTGGTATCTGGTCGCCGTGCTCGGCGCGACCATGCTGCCGCTGCACCTGTCCTGGGGCCCGTACGCCGGTGAGCCCGCGTACTACCGGATCATCCTGGTCCCGCTGACCACCATGCGGGTCGACGACTTCGTGCTCAACACCGTCATGACGTTGCCGCTGGCGGCGGTGCTGCGTCTGGTGTTCGGCGTGCACGACAAGGTCCGGGTCGTGCCGATCGCCTTGGCGCTCAGCGCGTCCATCGAGATCACCCAGGCGATCATCGTGCTCACCGTGCACGGCAACCGGTGGGCGGACGTCAACGACCTGATCTCCAACACGCTGGGCGCGTACCTGGGTTATCTGGCTCTGAAGCGTCTGCTGCGTTTCGAGGTGGTCCGGCGCGTGGCCGAGCGCTGCGCCCTGGTGCCGGGTCGCTCGCCGGCGATCCGCTCGTAGAGACCGCCGACCGTGGCGGCCACGTGCGCGGCGTCGTAGCGGCTGCCCGCCGAGCGCGCCGGCAGCCGGGCGCCGCGGCGTTCGGCGAAGCTCAGCAACTCGGTCCGCAGTTTGCGCGGCAGCGACTCCGGGTCGTGCGGGGTGAGACGTTCGGTGCCGTCGACCGCCGTCCGGGCCGCAGCCAGTTCCTCCAGTGGGCGGCAGACCGCGTAGAGCGCGGGCAGTCCGCAGGCCAGTGCCTCGAGCACCACCAGCCCGAAGGTGTCCTCGTCCGAGGGTGAGGCGAACACGTCCATCGCGCACAGCATCTCGCGGGCGTGGGTGACCGCCCCGGCGAACCGCACCCGGTCGGCGACACCCTCGATGACGGCGAGGCGTTCCAGGGACGCCCGCGCCGGGCCGTCACCGACCAGCAGCAGCACCGCGTCCGGCACCTCACCCACGGCCCGGATCAGCCGGTCGAACCGCTTGCCGGGTTCGAGCCGGCCCAGAGCGCCGATCACCGGGACGTCGGCGGCGATGCCCAGCCGTTCGCGGGCCGCGGCGCGCAGCTGCGGGTCGTAACGGAACTCGGCCGCGTCGACCCCCTTGGCGATAACGGCGATCCGCTCCGGCGGCACGCCCCAGGCGCGCAGCCGCCCGGCGATCGCGGGGGACACCGCGATCGTGATGCGCCCCAGGCGTTCGGAGGCCAGATAGAGGGCCCGTGGCCCGGTCCCGTGCACGTGGTACTCGGTGGCGACCACATGCCGCACGCCGGCCAGCCAGGCCGCGAACCGGCCCTGGACGCAGGCGCGGTAGAGGTGGGTGTGCACCACGTCGAAGCGGCCGAGCCGGATGAGGCGGCGCAGCCGGATGACCGTCGGCAGGTCGCGGTCGCCGGTGGAGGAGAACTCGTGCACGGTGGTGCCGCCGGCGCGCAACTGTTCACCGGCCGGTCCGGTCTGCGACAGCGTGGCTATTTCGCAGTGGTGGTCGAGGCCGCGCACGAGCAATCGCAGTTGCTGCTGTGCGCCGCCTTCGCTCAACGTGGTGATGATGTGCAGCACCCGCATCATTTGTCTCCTGTTTGACACTTGCGATAAAGACGCTGCCAGAGCGGGCGTGCTCAAAGACAGTTGCAAATGTCATGCCGAACGTGAAGCGGTCCTATTGCCCCGAAAGGGGCGTCGCCGACGGCAAAAGTGCTCGTCAGACTGCTGAAACAGCGAACATGAAAGACGCTCATGTAGGGCATGACAATTACTACTGTGGCCCCGCGGCCAGCAATGACAAGCTCTGTTCGCAAGCGCTGAAAAGCGATGCACGACGAGCGGCCCCGGCATTTACCGACCCGGTGATGCATTTGCGTGGCGCTCGATTTCCCTAGCCGCAGGCACGTTCGTACGGGGAGGATATTCATGCAGGTTCGGCGAGCGACGCCCCGCGGCGCCGCGGACGCCCCGCCCCCCGGGGAGTGGTCGACCAAGAGCTCCAGAACACCACCGTGGCTGCTCGCGGCCCTGCCGGGCCGGGCCGCCCGGGCCGGCGCCGACGCGCTGGCGCTGGCCGCGGCGCTGCTGATCGCCACCCTGCTGCGTCACGACGGGCACGTCTCGGAGGTCGACGTCTCGGGCCTGCTGGTGCTGGCCTCGCTGGCCGCGGTCGTGCACACCGTCGCGGGCCTGCGCTTCGGGCTCTACACCGGCCGCTGGTCCTACGGCTGCTTCGAGGAGATCGCCGCGCTGGTGCGCACCGCGGCGCTGACCACCCCGGTGGTGTTCATCCTCGACACGCTCGTGGGCCGGCTCGTGCCGCGCTCGGCCATCATCGGGGCCGGCCTGATCGCGCTGGTCCTGGCCTCCGGGATCCGCTACTTCGTCCGGCTGCTGCAGAACCAGCGCCTGCGGCCCTCGGCCGAGCACGGCACCCGGGTCGTCGTGATCGGCGCCGGTGAGGGCTCGGCGCAGGTCATCCGGGCGATGCTGCGCAGCCCGTTCAGCCCCTACATCCCGGTCGCACTGCTCGACGACGACCCGGCCAAGCGCTCGCTGCGGCTGATGGGTGTGCCCGTGGCCGGCAACCGGCACGCCATGGCCGAGGTCGTGCGGCGCTTCCGGGCCGACGCGGTGCTCATCGCGATCCCCAGCGCGAGCGTCGACCTGGTCCGCGAGCTCACCGAGCTGGCCCAGCCGCTCAACGTCGACCTGAAGGTCGTGCCGCCGGTCGTCGAGCTCTTCGGGCGTACGGTCAGCGTCGAGGACATCCGCCCGATCAGCCACGCCGACCTGCTCGGCCGGCGCGAGGTCGGCATCGACCTGGCCGCGGTGGCCGGGTACCTCGAGGGCCGCCGGGTGCTGGTCACCGGGGCCGGCGGTTCGATCGGCTCGGAACTGTGCCGCCAGGTCGCCCGCTTCCACCCCGCCGCCCTGGTCATGCTGGACCGCGACGAGTCCGGGCTGCACGCCGTGCAGCTGTCGCTGGACGGCCGCGCCATGCTCGACGACCGCAACCTCGTGGTCGCCGACATCCGTGACCAGCAGCGCCTCGACGAGGTGTTCGCCGAGCACCGCCCGCAGGTGGTTTTCCACGCCGCGGCCCTCAAACACCTGCCGCTGCTGGAGATGCACCCCTCCGAGGCGCTCAAGACCAACGTCATCGGGACGTACCAGATCCTGCAGACCGCGCTGCGCCACGGCGTCGACCGGCTGGTCAACATCTCCACCGACAAGGCCGCCGAGCCGACCAGCGTCCTGGGCTACTCCAAGCGCATCACCGAGCGGCTCACTGCGGCCGCCGACGAGGCCACCGCCGGCACCTTCTGCAGCGTGCGCTTCGGCAACGTGCTGGGCAGCCGCGGCTCGGTGCTGACCGCGTTCACCGCGCAGGTCGAGTCGGGCGGGCCGATCACCGTCACCGACCCCGAGGTCACGCGGTTCTTCATGACCGTGCAGGAGGCGGTGCGCCTGGTCATCCAGGCCGGCGCCCTCGACAGCTCCCGCGAGGTGCTGGTCCTGGACATGGGCGAGCCCGTGCGCATCGCCGATGTCGCCCGGCGCCTGGCCGGCAACACCGACCGCCACATCCAGATCGTCTACACCGGGCTGCGGCCGGGCGAGAAGCTCGCGGAGATCCTGCTCGGCCCGGACGAGCCCGACCACCGGCCCAACCACCCGCTGATCTCGCAGGCACCGGTCCCGCCGCTCGACGGCGCCGTGCTGTCGCTGCTGGACCCCACCGTCCCGCGCACCGACCTGATCGCCGTGCTGCGCTGGCTCGCCGAGAGCCCGGCCCTGTCGGCCGCCCGCGACACCAGCGCACCGGCCGCGGTCTCGCGCGCCGGCCGCAACCGCGCCAACGGGCGCAACAGGACCGCACCACCACCACGCCAGCCCGAATTCACCGTACGCCCGGGACGGCAGCCGTGAGCACACCAGCACAGGAGGGGAACACGCCCATGCGCGTCGTCATCGCCGGTCAGGGATACGTGGGGCTGCCCTTGGCCGTCCGCGCCGCCCAGGTGGGCCATCAGGTTGTCGGCTTCGACGTCGACGACGAACGGATCAAGCGTCTGGCCGCCGGTGAGTCCTACGTGGACGACATCGCTTCCGAGCAGCTGCAGGAGATTCTCGACAGCGGCGCCTTCCACCCGTCGTCGGACCCGCGCTCGCTGGCCGGCTTCGACGTCGCGGTCATCGCGGTGCCGACCCCGCTGCGCGAGGGCACGCCCGACCTCAACTACATCGAGGAATCGGCCCGCACCCTGGCCCGTTACCTGCGGCCCGGTGCCACGGTCGCGCTGGAATCCACCACCTATCCCGGTACGACCGCAGATCTGGTCGCGCCGCTGCTGGAGGAGGGCTCCGGGCTGATCGCCGGGGTCGACTTCTTCCTCGGCTACAGCCCCGAGCGCATCGACCCGGGCAACAAGGTCTGGGACCTCGTCACCACACCGAAGGTCGTCTCCGGCATCAACGAGGCGTCCCTGCAACGGGTGCAGGCGTTCTACTCCTCGGTGGTCGAGCACACCGTGCCGGTCTCCGACTGCAAGGTCGCCGAGCTGGCCAAGCTGCTCGAGAACACCTTCCGCCACGTCAACATCGCGCTGGTCAACGAGCTGGCCGTCTTCGCCCACGACCTCGGCATCGACGTCTGGGAGGCCATCGACGCGGCGTCGTCCAAGCCGTTCGGCTACATGCGCTTCGTGCCCGGCCCCGGCGTCGGCGGGCACTGCCTGCCGATCGACCCGTCGTACCTGTCCTGGCGGGTGCAGCGCACGCTCGGGCAGAGCTTCCGGTTCGTCGAGCTGGCCAACGACATCAACAACCACATGCCCGACTACGTCGTACGGCGGCTGGTGGGGGCGCTCAACGAGCAGCGCAAGGCGGTCAACGGCTCGACCGTGCTGCTGCTCGGGCTGGCGTACAAGAAGAACACCGGTGACGCCCGGGAGTCGCCGGCGCGCCGGGTCGCCTCGCTGCTGCTGGACATGGGCGCCGAGGTCCGCGCGGCCGACCCGCACGTCATCGAGGAC
Protein-coding regions in this window:
- a CDS encoding polysaccharide biosynthesis protein, which gives rise to MQVRRATPRGAADAPPPGEWSTKSSRTPPWLLAALPGRAARAGADALALAAALLIATLLRHDGHVSEVDVSGLLVLASLAAVVHTVAGLRFGLYTGRWSYGCFEEIAALVRTAALTTPVVFILDTLVGRLVPRSAIIGAGLIALVLASGIRYFVRLLQNQRLRPSAEHGTRVVVIGAGEGSAQVIRAMLRSPFSPYIPVALLDDDPAKRSLRLMGVPVAGNRHAMAEVVRRFRADAVLIAIPSASVDLVRELTELAQPLNVDLKVVPPVVELFGRTVSVEDIRPISHADLLGRREVGIDLAAVAGYLEGRRVLVTGAGGSIGSELCRQVARFHPAALVMLDRDESGLHAVQLSLDGRAMLDDRNLVVADIRDQQRLDEVFAEHRPQVVFHAAALKHLPLLEMHPSEALKTNVIGTYQILQTALRHGVDRLVNISTDKAAEPTSVLGYSKRITERLTAAADEATAGTFCSVRFGNVLGSRGSVLTAFTAQVESGGPITVTDPEVTRFFMTVQEAVRLVIQAGALDSSREVLVLDMGEPVRIADVARRLAGNTDRHIQIVYTGLRPGEKLAEILLGPDEPDHRPNHPLISQAPVPPLDGAVLSLLDPTVPRTDLIAVLRWLAESPALSAARDTSAPAAVSRAGRNRANGRNRTAPPPRQPEFTVRPGRQP
- a CDS encoding nucleotide sugar dehydrogenase — encoded protein: MRVVIAGQGYVGLPLAVRAAQVGHQVVGFDVDDERIKRLAAGESYVDDIASEQLQEILDSGAFHPSSDPRSLAGFDVAVIAVPTPLREGTPDLNYIEESARTLARYLRPGATVALESTTYPGTTADLVAPLLEEGSGLIAGVDFFLGYSPERIDPGNKVWDLVTTPKVVSGINEASLQRVQAFYSSVVEHTVPVSDCKVAELAKLLENTFRHVNIALVNELAVFAHDLGIDVWEAIDAASSKPFGYMRFVPGPGVGGHCLPIDPSYLSWRVQRTLGQSFRFVELANDINNHMPDYVVRRLVGALNEQRKAVNGSTVLLLGLAYKKNTGDARESPARRVASLLLDMGAEVRAADPHVIEDAHVDQRVQRVALTEDQLAAADAVVLLADHDAFDLDFVTRHARFVLDTRHRLTGPTVESL